A single region of the Zootoca vivipara chromosome 2, rZooViv1.1, whole genome shotgun sequence genome encodes:
- the LOC132591566 gene encoding oocyte zinc finger protein XlCOF6-like, with the protein MEITKKPFKYMECEKSGEKQFENMECGKSFTDSGHLRKHQRTHTGDKQFKCMECGKSFNQSGNLRIHQRTHTGEKPFKCMECGKSFSQNGHLRIHQRTHTGEKPFTCMVCGKSFSESGKLRIHQRSHTGEKPFKCMECGKSFTDSGTLRIHQRSHTGEKPFECMECGKSFSESGKLRIHQRTHTGEKPFQCMECGKSFSQSGDLRIHQRTHTGEKPFKCMECGKSFSQSGHLRIHQRSHMGEKPFECMECGKSFSQSGTLRKHQGSHTGEKPFQCMECGRSFSESGNLRKHQQTHTGEKPLQCMECGKSFSESGNLRKHQRTHTGEKPFQCMECGKRFSQSGNLRIHQRSHTGEKPFKCMECGKSFSQSGHLRIHQRSHMGEKPFKCMECGKSFSESGHLKNHQRTHTGEKPFQCMECGKCFTHSGTLRIHQRTHTGEKPFKCMECGKSFNESGHLRIHQRSHTGGGEPFQCMECGKSFSLSGDLRKHQRTHTGERPFINAWSVERASVRVDHLENINRFTRGRNHISAREVDRGSVEVEVLHTIKRL; encoded by the coding sequence ATGGAAAtaacgaagaaaccatttaaatacatggagtgtgaaaagagcggcgagaaacaatttgaaaacatggagtgtggaaagagcttcactgacagtggacaccttagaaaacatcaacggactcacacgggggataaacaatttaaatgcatggagtgtggaaagagcttcaatcagagtggaaaccttagaatacatcaacggactcacacgggggagaaaccatttaaatgtatggagtgtggaaagagcttcagtcagaatggacaccttagaatacatcaacggactcacacgggggagaaaccatttacatgtatggtatgtggaaagagcttcagtgagagtggaaaacttagaattcatcaacggagtcacacaggggagaaaccatttaaatgcatggagtgcggaaagagcttcactgacagtggaacacttagaattcatcaacggagtcacacgggggagaaaccatttgaatgcatggagtgtggaaagagcttcagtgagagtggaaaacttagaattcaccaacggactcacactggggagaaaccatttcaatgtatggagtgtgggaagagcttcagtcagagtggagaccttagaattcatcaacggactcacacgggggagaaaccatttaaatgtatggagtgtggaaagagcttcagtcagagtggacaccttagaatacatcaacggagtcacatgggggagaaaccatttgaatgcatggagtgtggaaagagcttcagtcagagtggaacacttagaaaacatcaagggagtcacacaggggagaaaccatttcaatgcatggagtgtggaaggagcttcagtgagagtggaaatcttagaaaacatcaacagactcacacgggggagaaacccttacaatgcatggagtgtggaaaaagtttcagtgagagtggaaatcttagaaaacatcaacggactcacacgggggagaaaccctttcaatgcatggagtgtggaaagagattcagtcagagtggaaaccttagaattcatcaacggagtcacacaggggagaaaccatttaaatgcatggagtgtggaaagagcttcagtcagagtggacaccttagaatacatcaacggagtcacatgggggagaaaccatttaaatgcatggagtgtggaaagagcttcagtgagagtggacaccttaaaaatcatcaacggactcacacgggggagaaaccatttcagtgcatggagtgtggaaagtgcttcactcacagtggaacacttagaattcatcaacggactcacacgggggagaaaccatttaaatgtatggagtgtggaaagagcttcaatgagagtggacaccttagaatacatcaacgtagtcacacgggggggggggaaccatttcaatgcatggagtgtggaaagagcttcagtctcagtggagaccttagaaaacatcaacggactcacacaggagagagacCATTTATAAATGCGTGGAGTGTGGAacgagcttcagtgagagtggaccacttagaaaacatcaacagattcacacgggggagaaaccatataagtgcCAGGGAAGTGGACAGAGGTTCAGTTGAGGTGGAAGTCTTACACACCATCAAAAGACTCTGA
- the LOC132591562 gene encoding oocyte zinc finger protein XlCOF6-like, with translation MEITKKPFKYMECEKREDKQFESMECGKSFTDSGKLRKHQWTHTGDKQFKCMECGKSFNQSGHLRIHQRTHTGEKPFKCMECGKSFSQSGHLRIHQRSHTGEKPFKCMVCGKSFSESGKLRIHQRSHTGEKPFECMECGKSFTHSGTLRKHQWTHTGDKPFKCMECGKSFNQSGNLRIHQRTHTGEKPFQCMECGKSFTESGKLRKHQRTHTGEKPFECMECGKSFSESGKLRTHQRTHTGEKPFKCMECGKSFSQSGTLRKHQRTHTGEKPFKCMECGKCFTDSGTLRIHQRSHTGEKPFQCMECGKSFSESGALRMHQRTHTGEKPFKCMECGKRFSKSGALRIHQRSHMGEKPFKCMECGKRFTQSGDLRIHQRTHTGEKPFKCMECGKNFSQSGYLRIHQRTHTGEKPFKCMECGKSFSQSGHLRIHQRSHTGEKPFKCMECGKSFSQSGHLRIHQRSHTGEKPFKCMECGKSFSLSWHLRIHQRSHTGEKSFKCMEYGKSFSLSGTLRIHQRSHTGEKPFKCMECGKSFSQSGKLRIHQQSHTGEKPFKCMECGKNFSQSGDLRKHQQSHTGEKPFKCMECGTSFRLSGDLRKHQQTHTGERPFKKRGVWNELQ, from the coding sequence ATGGAAAtaacgaagaaaccatttaaatacatggagtgtgaaaagagagaggataaacaatttgaaagcatggagtgtggaaagagcttcactgacagtggaaaacttagaaaacatcaatggactcacacgggggataaacaatttaaatgcatggagtgtggaaagagcttcaatcagagtggacaccttagaatacatcaacggactcacacgggggagaaaccatttaaatgtatggagtgtggaaagagcttcagtcagagtggacaccttagaatacatcaacggagtcacacgggggagaaaccatttaaatgtatggtgtgtggaaagagcttcagtgagagtggaaaacttagaattcatcaacggagtcacacgggggagaaaccatttgaatgcatggagtgtggaaagagcttcactcacagtggaacacttagaaaacatcaatggactcacacgggggacaaaccatttaaatgcatggagtgtggaaagagcttcaatcagagtggaaaccttagaatacatcaacggactcacacgggggagaaaccatttcaatgcatggagtgtggaaagagcttcactgaaagtggaaaacttagaaaacatcaacggactcacacgggggagaaaccatttgaatgcatggaatgtggaaagagcttcagtgagagtggaaaacttagaactcatcaacggactcacactggggagaaaccatttaaatgtatggagtgtggaaagagcttcagtcagagtggaacacttagaaaacatcaacggactcacaccggggagaaaccatttaaatgtatggagtgtggaaagtgcttcactgacagtggaacacttagaatacatcaacggagtcacacgggggagaaaccatttcaatgtatggagtgtggaaagagcttcagtgagagtggagcacttagaatgcatcaacggactcacactggggagaaaccatttaaatgtatggagtgtggaaagagattcagtaagagtggagcacttagaattcatcaacggagtcacatgggggagaaaccatttaaatgtatggaatgtggaaagagattcactcagagtggagaccttagaattcatcaaaggactcacacgggggagaaaccatttaaatgtatggaatgtggaaagaacttcagtcagagtggataccttagaattcatcaacgcactcatacgggggagaaaccatttaaatgtatggagtgtggaaagagcttcagtcagagtggacaccttagaatacatcaacggagtcacacgggggagaaaccatttaaatgcatggagtgtggaaagagcttcagtcagagtggacaccttagaatacatcaacggagtcacacgggggagaaaccatttaaatgcatggagtgtggaaagagcttcagtttgagttggcaccttagaatacatcaacggagtcacacgggggagaaatcatttaaatgcatggagtatggaaagagcttcagtttgagtggaacacttagaattcatcaacggagtcacacgggggagaaaccatttaaatgtatggagtgtggaaagagcttcagtcagagtggaaagcttagaatacatcaacagagtcacacgggggagaaaccatttaaatgtatggagtgtggaaagaatttcagtcagagtggagaccttagaaaacatcaacagagtcacacgggggagaaaccatttaaatgcatggagtgtggaacgaGCTTCAGACtcagtggagaccttagaaaacatcaacagactcacacaggagagagacCATTTAAAAAGCGTGGAGTGTGGAacgagcttcagtga
- the LOC132591394 gene encoding uncharacterized protein K02A2.6-like, which yields MESPRVLEPFQPSEPHTWEDYVERFEFFAVAQGITDASKRRATFLSYCGPETFKLAKALLAPAKLSETSLKDILACLTSHLAPTETKMARRMEFHKRQQHAGESVSTFLAELRKLAQHCGFQNLEETLLDRFIGGLSSKKARRRIVAKEEVTLASALKEATATENYEREELDASRKATKPQIEVAHAMDELEATPSQSPVRGVESVRQACTVHRDRRGSCPGCGGNHERKSCRFRDAICRTCGKTGHIARVCRSAASGATGAPRLEHRRPPTATRFLKDCHYVTEINGRAVQFPAQGKAHVKVKIEGQQCDMEVDSGSAFTIVSDQTAKTFFPRGKLPPLEPFPATLQSYSAGRIHVMGMCAVRVQFRDKQAVLKLVIAKGSRPSLLGTDWFPALGLSISGLNSIQTCPEMSEVLCKEFAGLFNGKLGCYKGPPVDFELDPGVAPIRLKPRRVPFALQPKIEAELDKLVKQGVLSPVDSAKWETPIVTPLKANGEVRICADYKCTINKALRGNSYPIPVVSHLLAKLAGGKVFAKIDLAQAYQQLPVTPQSAEAQTIVTHKGAFRVNRLQFGVCVAPGIFQGLMERLLRGMPGVLPFFDDVLIAGKDPQELVARVRAVLLKFKEVGLQLKKEKCSFGVPTVDFLGFKIDASGIHPTDAKIKAIIEAPRPQNKTELQSFLGLINFYHSFLPQKASVAEPLHRLLQKKNVWRWGRKQQKAFDSLRGMLSSRSVLAHYDESKPLVLACDASQYGLGAVLSHREPDGSEKPISFYSRTLSPTERNYAQIDKEALAIVSGIKRFYDYLYGRHFSIETDHKPLLGLFNPNKQTPQILSPRMLRWSIFLNGFQYTLTHVPGKQLCHADALSRLPLPGGSNEDPAPAEHIMMLETLPGAPVTATDIAEKTRKDAVLSRVLTWVGRGWPGGPHEEKFRPYATRQHELSMHKGCLLWGDRVIIPAPLRNRVLETLHMGHPGMVRMKSLARCYVWWPGMDQNIEQWVRTCKACQEVRPEVARAPVHWWEQSRTPWSRLHIDFAGPFQGKVFLVIVDAYSKWLEVAMVPSMASAAVIKVLRQLFATHGLPETIVSDNGAAFVSQEFRAFLADNFIRGVTSAPFHPSSNGQAERMVRTAKESIARLMEGNWSARIARMLFLQHATPCTATGKSPAELLLGRRLVTVLDYVHPDKMPNRNSRATPQAETDTTRYLAPEDLVWVRNYSRGPRWVAGVITRASGPVSYYVTLENGQVWKRHIDQLRRRALSREESDNSSLANDAQLRDQSEDGPEVQSPGASANEPGSASPQDDEVQVGDPEMSGTPSVPDETPIAAPPPQVTPNPEPATPVVRRSGRSCRTPQYLRDYICCAH from the coding sequence atggagagtccaagggtattggagcccttccagccatcagagccccacacctgggaagactacgtcgaacgcttcgagttctttgcagtggctcaagggatcaccgatgccagcaaaagaagggccacattcctgagctactgtgggcccgagaccttcaagctggccaaggcattacttgctccagcgaagctgagtgagacatctctcaaagatattcttgcctgcctaacaagccacttggcgcctactgagaccaagatggcccggcggatggagttccataagaggcagcagcatgctggggagtctgtatccacatttctggctgaactccggaagctcgctcagcactgcggcttccaaaatctggaagagactctcctggatcggtttattggtggtctgagcagcaagaaagccagaagacgcatcgtggctaaagaagaggttacccttgcttcagccttgaaagaggccaccgccacggagaattatgaaagagaggagcttgatgccagtcgcaaggccactaagccacagatagaagttgcgcatgccatggacgagctagaggctactccgagccagagcccagtccgtggggtcgagtcggtgcgtcaggcctgcacagtgcacagagatcgccgaggcagttgcccaggttgtggcggaaaccatgaaaggaagagttgtcgtttcagggatgctatctgccggacgtgcggaaagacgggtcacatcgccagggtctgtagatcggcggcgtcgggagcgacaggagcacctagactggagcatcgcagaccgcccacagcaactcgttttctaaaggactgccactacgtaacggagatcaacgggagggccgtgcagtttccagcgcaaggcaaggcacacgtcaaggtgaagattgagggtcagcagtgcgacatggaggtggactccggatccgcattcaccatcgtgtcggaccagaccgcgaagacattcttccccaggggtaagttgccccctctggagccctttccggcaaccttgcagtcgtactcagcaggccgcatccatgttatgggaatgtgtgccgtgagagtacagttccgggacaaacaggctgtactcaaactggtgattgcgaagggcagtcgccccagtctcctgggcactgactggttccctgccctgggactgagtatctcagggcttaattcaatccaaacctgccctgagatgagtgaggtattatgcaaggaatttgctggtctctttaatggaaaactgggttgttataaagggcccccagttgacttcgagttggaccccggggtggctccaatccgactcaaaccaaggcgagtgccatttgcactgcaacccaagatcgaggcagagctggataaattggtcaagcagggagttctctcacccgtggactctgctaagtgggagactccaatcgtcacaccccttaaagcaaatggggaagtcaggatatgtgcagattacaaatgtactatcaataaggcactcaggggaaactcataccccattccagtcgtatcacatctgttggctaaactggctgggggcaaggtgttcgccaaaattgacctggcacaagcttaccaacagctgccagtaaccccacaatcagcggaagcacagactattgtcacacataaaggggcgttcagagttaacagattacagttcggagtttgtgtggccccagggatttttcaagggctcatggaacgcctgttaagaggtatgccgggggtcttgccattttttgatgatgttttgattgctggaaaagacccacaggaactggttgcgcgtgtccgtgcagtgttgctcaagttcaaggaggtggggttgcaactgaaaaaagaaaaatgcagttttggggtgccaactgtggatttcttggggtttaaaattgatgcatcaggcatccaccccacagatgctaagattaaggccatcatcgaggcaccacgaccacagaacaagacggagttgcagtcattcctgggacttattaacttttatcattcgttcttaccccagaaagcttcggtagctgaaccattacatagactattgcagaaaaagaatgtgtggcgatgggggcggaagcagcagaaggcttttgactccttgcgaggaatgctgagtagcaggagcgtccttgctcattatgatgagtcaaagccgctggtcctggcatgtgatgcctctcaatacggtctgggggctgtgctgagtcatagggaaccggatgggtcggaaaagcccatctctttctattcccgtacgttgtcgcccacagagcgcaactatgctcaaattgataaagaggcactggctattgtgtccggaatcaaaaggttctatgattatttgtacggtcgccatttctccattgaaacggaccacaaaccactgttagggttgttcaacccaaacaaacaaacgccacaaattctctcccccagaatgttgcgttggtcaatattcctgaatgggttccagtacaccttgacccatgtgccggggaaacagttgtgccatgctgatgcgctgagtcgattgccccttcctggcgggagcaatgaggatcctgctccggcggagcacattatgatgctagaaacacttccgggggctcctgtaacagctacggatatagctgagaaaactaggaaagatgctgttctctcccgtgtgctcacttgggtggggagggggtggccaggtggtccgcatgaagaaaaattcaggccttatgcgacaaggcagcacgaattgtccatgcataagggttgtctcctatggggagatagggtgataatcccagcaccactgagaaacagggttcttgagacgcttcacatgggacacccgggaatggtcaggatgaagtcgctagcccgatgttatgtgtggtggcctggaatggaccagaacatagaacaatgggtacgaacatgcaaggcatgccaagaggtgcggccagaagtggccagagcaccagtccactggtgggagcagtccaggactccctggagccggctgcacatagattttgctgggccattccaagggaaggtctttttggttatcgttgatgcatattccaaatggttagaagtggcgatggtccctagcatggcatcagctgccgtaatcaaggtgttgaggcagctgtttgctacccacgggttacctgagaccattgtatcagataatggggcagcttttgtatcccaagaattcagggcattcttggctgataactttataagaggggtcacatccgcgccctttcacccatcctccaatgggcaggctgagcgcatggtaagaacagccaaagaatccattgcgcgcttaatggagggtaactggtcggctcgcattgcgcgaatgttatttttgcagcatgcgacgccgtgtactgcgacgggcaagtcgccagccgagctgctcttaggtagaagactggtaacggtgctggattatgtccacccagataaaatgccaaaccgtaattcaagagcaaccccccaggctgagactgacacaacaaggtatctcgcccctgaagatctggtctgggtgaggaactattcacgaggtccgcggtgggtggccggtgtgatcacccgggctagtggacctgtgtcctattatgtgaccttggaaaatgggcaagtttggaagagacatatagatcagctgaggcgccgggcgctcagcagggaggagtcagataattcatccctggctaatgacgcacagctgcgagaccagagtgaagatggcccagaggtgcagtcaccaggggcttcagcaaatgaaccagggtctgctagtcctcaggatgacgaggtacaggtcggggaccctgagatgtctgggactccatctgttcctgatgaaacccctatagcagcccctccaccacaggtaacacccaatccagaacctgcaacacctgttgtcaggagatcaggtagaagttgtaggaccccacagtacctgagggattacatctgctgtgctcactag